The Tenacibaculum jejuense genome includes a window with the following:
- a CDS encoding contractile injection system tape measure protein has translation MKNDQTHIIKSQQYHIELDDASKSYTYQSRVSQLQEHTIQNILLKVMDTFHSPKYLDQYDEIVLDLGSISAANFDRELGYKIEEALSNFLKKNTYSGTLLQGKRQFIHKTYADRFLFFLRNGYLQWDVPSSQNPIVLLSEALKEDREVLITDLKKEGKKESIRKRLISQLQDPPLEELVVAIKNEEGVFINQSRRTIIDYQKKHHLVETHQSYFRNAVWEIILAYIFTEVTGYTNQKSFLKYLIKKVAAKYNMSYTVLLRKIASGIQLKNNNKSANFEKIIVQLQEELTFDDIVKTTSKLNFSDTFKYFLTHKSLPIESDFSSLQHFKREINALIKEKPTLFETIFFSFIQLDEKNIELFIQFFGKDILDIFIKKSSNSIIQNTITFVSELNQISTSFSLPSITFQQLTAKINSIILQTFIAVKNKSTNTIHEFLNQTIQSFVIDRTFIEMLGFYADNPIKNSRETVRSFVQNITSHQFKKEQNNYNTNTVNSKKYIAKLYPYITEKSKISFEEFEQEFYQQYYQISTYKLIISFLETYSKNRSTSNNVLLVWLQQRLDELDKKGEHVHLIISELIQIKNILKLDQKANTLIKTIAESYTAIKNNTKAEHLIQNEDVYHTEPSENVISEFAYKELVLSIKQLLFNRDHKNLQQSIKEVLIVFAKKYQITLQEISFKLIEKKSVYDIPQFITDTLITITQEKTANTIEENSTLQYALDTVQYFIQKGTLPWWNKNLHVKELQQIINQVLHFKPEFFSKWFQNSSHKKLVFEVLTDVSFEIFISHRYSSNTKEIFEFKKLIEVVLQKDIFGTRILPKKIGKNINAILFVFLEKHQNFQLTALIEFVTEQITQTITLSKTDFYQLVYYRIEDQKSTSSIYKKLEEILDNKIPDIESKYENEFIKLENNTTWDSSKLESKAEKIISIFKLIHKQNPNELYFHLKRKSFRSLFVEEVNAKQQKTLLLSLFSLADQSKLTTVFEIFNQLKKHISVLKYQNLWRFFINKVILKIALDGTQNWSIQNWSLLLFSSLSTLENNTIDKDDILEKIVLSNNSISEKIHAELSVLFEANTNIEQKENRDFRRLTSKKERSMEGAVYIENAGMIILGPYIPMLFSRMGLTENRIFKDEASKQKGMYALQYAVTGNTNPGEHLLLLNKIICGVDIYEPLGPEISLTDDEKNLIDSMLKAIIQQWSTLGNTSVEGLRMSFLIRPGSIIEEEKKFVLVVEQKSFDMLLDHIPWTIGQLKLNWMEKLLETIWRQ, from the coding sequence TTGAAAAATGATCAAACACATATCATAAAAAGTCAGCAGTATCATATTGAATTAGATGATGCCTCTAAAAGTTACACCTACCAATCTAGGGTAAGTCAACTTCAAGAACATACGATTCAAAATATATTACTTAAAGTGATGGATACTTTTCATTCTCCTAAATATTTAGATCAATACGATGAAATTGTATTGGATTTGGGAAGTATTTCTGCGGCAAATTTTGATCGTGAGTTAGGTTATAAAATAGAAGAAGCTCTTTCAAATTTTTTAAAAAAGAATACATATAGCGGAACTTTACTACAAGGAAAACGACAATTTATACATAAAACATATGCAGATCGTTTCTTGTTTTTTCTTAGAAATGGATACTTACAATGGGATGTTCCATCATCTCAAAACCCGATTGTTTTGTTATCTGAAGCTTTAAAAGAAGATCGTGAAGTTTTAATTACTGATTTAAAAAAAGAAGGTAAAAAAGAAAGTATTAGAAAACGATTAATATCTCAATTACAAGATCCTCCGCTAGAAGAGTTAGTTGTTGCTATAAAGAATGAAGAAGGTGTTTTTATTAATCAATCGAGAAGAACAATTATCGATTATCAAAAAAAACATCATTTAGTCGAAACACACCAAAGTTATTTTAGAAATGCTGTTTGGGAAATTATATTAGCTTATATTTTTACAGAAGTTACAGGTTATACAAACCAGAAAAGTTTTTTAAAATATTTAATTAAAAAAGTAGCGGCAAAGTATAATATGTCCTACACTGTTTTACTCCGTAAAATTGCTTCAGGTATTCAATTAAAGAATAATAACAAAAGTGCAAACTTTGAAAAAATCATTGTGCAATTACAAGAAGAATTGACTTTCGATGATATAGTAAAAACAACATCTAAACTTAATTTTTCAGATACTTTCAAATATTTCTTAACGCATAAAAGCTTACCTATTGAAAGCGACTTTTCTTCTTTACAACATTTTAAAAGAGAAATAAATGCTTTAATAAAAGAGAAACCAACTTTATTCGAAACTATTTTCTTTTCTTTTATTCAACTAGATGAAAAAAATATTGAATTATTTATTCAATTTTTTGGAAAAGACATCCTCGATATTTTCATTAAAAAAAGTTCAAACTCGATTATTCAAAACACCATAACTTTTGTTTCAGAATTAAATCAGATTTCAACAAGTTTTTCTCTACCATCAATTACATTCCAACAACTTACAGCCAAGATAAACAGTATCATTTTACAAACTTTTATTGCTGTAAAAAATAAATCAACAAACACGATTCATGAGTTTTTAAACCAAACCATACAATCGTTTGTTATTGATCGTACTTTTATAGAAATGCTAGGCTTTTATGCTGATAACCCAATAAAAAACTCAAGAGAAACTGTACGATCATTTGTTCAAAATATAACATCACATCAATTCAAAAAGGAACAGAATAATTACAACACAAACACTGTAAACTCTAAAAAATATATTGCAAAATTATATCCGTATATAACGGAAAAAAGTAAAATTAGTTTTGAAGAATTTGAACAAGAATTTTATCAGCAATATTATCAAATATCTACATATAAATTAATCATCTCATTTTTAGAAACCTATTCAAAAAACCGAAGTACAAGTAATAATGTTCTCTTAGTATGGTTACAACAACGATTAGATGAATTAGATAAAAAAGGAGAACATGTTCATTTAATTATTTCTGAATTGATTCAGATTAAAAATATTTTAAAGTTAGATCAGAAAGCAAATACGTTAATAAAAACTATAGCAGAATCTTACACTGCTATTAAAAATAATACTAAAGCAGAACATCTCATTCAAAATGAAGATGTTTATCATACAGAACCTAGCGAAAATGTTATTTCTGAATTTGCTTACAAAGAATTAGTCTTAAGTATTAAACAATTACTATTTAATCGAGATCATAAAAACTTACAGCAAAGTATTAAAGAAGTATTAATTGTTTTTGCTAAAAAGTATCAAATTACATTGCAAGAAATTAGCTTTAAATTGATTGAAAAAAAATCTGTTTATGATATTCCGCAATTTATCACAGATACTTTAATCACTATTACACAAGAAAAAACAGCAAATACAATTGAAGAAAATAGCACACTTCAATATGCTTTAGACACGGTTCAATATTTTATTCAAAAAGGAACATTGCCTTGGTGGAATAAAAATCTCCATGTAAAAGAATTACAACAAATCATCAATCAAGTTTTACATTTTAAACCAGAGTTTTTCAGCAAATGGTTTCAAAATTCTTCTCATAAAAAATTAGTTTTTGAAGTATTAACAGATGTAAGCTTTGAAATATTTATTAGCCATAGATATTCTTCAAACACAAAAGAGATCTTTGAATTTAAAAAGCTAATAGAAGTCGTATTACAAAAAGATATTTTTGGAACTAGAATTCTACCTAAAAAAATTGGTAAAAATATAAATGCAATACTTTTTGTTTTTCTTGAAAAACATCAAAACTTTCAATTAACTGCATTAATTGAATTTGTGACGGAACAGATTACACAAACGATAACATTATCAAAAACGGATTTTTATCAATTAGTCTATTATCGAATAGAAGATCAGAAATCAACCTCATCAATCTATAAGAAACTTGAAGAAATTCTAGACAATAAAATTCCTGATATAGAAAGCAAATACGAGAATGAATTCATAAAATTAGAAAACAATACTACTTGGGATTCAAGTAAATTAGAATCAAAAGCAGAGAAAATCATTTCTATTTTTAAATTAATTCATAAACAAAATCCTAACGAACTTTATTTTCATTTAAAGAGAAAATCATTTAGATCTTTATTTGTTGAAGAAGTAAATGCTAAACAACAAAAAACACTTTTGCTTTCATTATTTTCTCTAGCAGATCAATCAAAATTAACTACAGTTTTTGAAATTTTTAATCAACTTAAAAAACATATTTCTGTTCTTAAGTATCAAAATCTTTGGAGATTTTTCATCAATAAAGTTATATTAAAAATTGCTTTAGATGGAACACAAAATTGGTCAATTCAAAACTGGAGTCTTTTACTTTTCAGTAGTTTATCTACTTTAGAAAACAATACTATTGATAAAGATGACATACTTGAAAAAATAGTTCTAAGCAATAATTCTATTTCAGAAAAAATACATGCAGAATTAAGCGTTTTATTTGAAGCAAATACAAATATTGAACAAAAAGAAAATAGAGATTTCAGAAGATTAACTTCTAAAAAAGAACGCTCTATGGAAGGTGCTGTTTACATTGAAAATGCTGGAATGATAATTTTAGGTCCATATATCCCAATGTTATTTTCTCGTATGGGATTAACAGAAAATAGAATTTTTAAAGATGAAGCCAGTAAGCAAAAAGGAATGTATGCTTTACAATACGCTGTTACAGGAAATACTAACCCCGGCGAACATTTACTACTCTTAAATAAAATAATTTGTGGTGTAGATATTTACGAACCTTTAGGTCCTGAAATTTCACTAACAGATGATGAAAAAAATTTAATCGACAGTATGCTAAAAGCAATAATTCAACAATGGAGTACTTTAGGTAATACTTCTGTTGAAGGATTAAGAATGTCTTTTTTGATAAGACCTGGAAGCATTATAGAAGAAGAGAAAAAATTTGTTCTTGTGGTAGAACAAAAATCATTTGATATGCTTTTAGATCATATTCCGTGGACTATCGGACAATTAAAGTTAAACTGGATGGAAAAATTATTGGAAACGATATGGAGACAATAG
- a CDS encoding DUF4280 domain-containing protein produces MANLACSGASISCSFGSASSTFTVLPTNMVNSDSMPSATINDYIPLVNILSFGECSSTTNPTVSSVIASSSGATTTAPCVPCTVTPWTPGIADVFINNMNALDDGSTCKCLWLGSISFDNAGEEDVDIS; encoded by the coding sequence ATGGCAAATTTAGCGTGTAGTGGAGCATCTATTTCATGTTCTTTCGGATCAGCATCGTCAACATTTACAGTATTACCAACAAATATGGTAAACTCTGATAGTATGCCTTCTGCTACAATTAACGATTATATTCCATTAGTAAATATTTTATCGTTTGGTGAATGTTCATCAACAACAAATCCAACAGTTTCATCTGTAATTGCATCTAGTAGTGGTGCTACAACAACTGCTCCATGTGTACCGTGTACTGTAACACCATGGACACCTGGAATTGCTGATGTATTTATTAATAACATGAATGCTCTTGATGATGGAAGTACCTGTAAATGTCTTTGGCTAGGTTCAATATCTTTTGATAATGCCGGTGAAGAAGACGTAGATATCTCTTAA
- a CDS encoding GPW/gp25 family protein, whose product MKFKKEDIKRHNLFLGTGWSFPPTFHKESSLGVEMVSNEKDIQQSLKILLNTKIGERIMTPRYGCDIYTYLFESISNSRIHLITEMIRTAILRFEPRIKLIKVYVDETQYLDGVIKINLDYKIPSTNTRFNLVFPYYKIEGTDIPELYKRPVKQPTNLADLVALHRAKNKQ is encoded by the coding sequence ATGAAGTTTAAAAAAGAAGATATAAAAAGACATAATTTATTCTTAGGAACTGGTTGGAGCTTTCCTCCTACTTTTCATAAAGAAAGTTCTTTAGGTGTAGAAATGGTTTCTAACGAAAAAGATATACAACAATCGTTGAAAATCTTACTAAATACCAAAATAGGAGAGCGAATTATGACACCAAGATACGGTTGTGATATTTATACATACTTATTCGAATCTATATCAAACTCTCGAATTCATCTAATTACAGAAATGATTCGTACTGCTATTTTAAGATTTGAACCTAGGATTAAATTGATTAAAGTTTATGTTGATGAAACTCAATATTTAGATGGAGTTATTAAAATTAATTTAGATTATAAAATCCCATCAACAAACACACGTTTTAATCTGGTTTTCCCGTATTACAAAATTGAAGGAACTGATATACCAGAATTATATAAAAGACCAGTAAAGCAACCTACAAACTTAGCAGATTTAGTTGCGCTTCATAGAGCAAAAAATAAACAATAG
- a CDS encoding FkbM family methyltransferase, protein MSLFNYIKRKLKKKSIKKTFKEYSYEIKDFQVPQFGHIRYAQWLHPLEKPKKISIENINFYKSITTKNSFIIDIGAHTGDTTIPMSLAVGKQGKVLAIEPNPYVFKILKKNTELNPKTTAIIPECFAVTEKEGTFVFNYSDASFCNGGFLSQIQKKEHKHNYTLEVQGKNLNNYLTQKYITELQQLSLIKIDAEGYDKEILKTIPDILNTYKPALMVECYRYLDQGERNDLFDTLSNHGYLIFSIENFETLDTLKEIKQEDMMHKKHFEILALHQTKKDHYKFLN, encoded by the coding sequence GTGAGTTTATTTAACTATATCAAAAGAAAATTAAAGAAGAAATCGATAAAGAAAACTTTTAAAGAATATAGTTATGAAATAAAAGATTTTCAAGTACCTCAATTTGGTCATATTCGATATGCACAATGGTTGCATCCTTTAGAGAAACCTAAAAAGATTTCAATAGAAAACATCAATTTTTACAAGTCTATTACAACTAAAAACAGTTTTATTATAGATATTGGCGCTCATACCGGAGACACTACAATTCCTATGAGTTTAGCAGTTGGTAAACAAGGTAAAGTTTTAGCTATAGAACCTAATCCTTATGTGTTTAAAATTTTAAAAAAGAACACTGAACTTAATCCTAAAACAACTGCTATAATTCCAGAATGTTTTGCTGTTACAGAAAAAGAAGGAACATTCGTTTTTAACTATAGTGATGCTTCTTTTTGTAATGGTGGTTTTTTGTCTCAAATACAAAAAAAAGAACACAAACATAACTACACACTAGAGGTTCAAGGAAAAAATTTGAATAATTATTTAACTCAAAAATATATTACTGAGCTTCAACAATTAAGTTTAATCAAAATTGATGCAGAAGGTTATGACAAAGAAATTTTAAAAACTATTCCAGACATTTTAAACACTTATAAACCTGCATTAATGGTAGAATGTTATCGATATTTAGATCAAGGTGAAAGAAACGATCTTTTCGATACTTTATCTAATCATGGTTATCTTATTTTCTCTATTGAGAATTTTGAAACTTTAGATACTTTAAAAGAAATTAAACAAGAAGATATGATGCATAAAAAACATTTTGAGATTCTTGCTTTACATCAAACTAAAAAAGATCACTACAAATTTCTGAATTAA
- a CDS encoding eCIS core domain-containing protein, translated as MHSYDSIKENAVTKDSTNKKKQTAQLKDNRSSSAKFTELQSNVDNSAKVVQQKEKSEAIQDATVQRAENKTGLPDQLKSGIEALSGIDMSDTRVHYNSSEPAQLQAHAFAQGNNIHIAPGQERHLAHEAWHVVQQKQGRVKPTTQLKGKTLVNDDQGLEREADIMGARAESITQKKSNEVQKSTVQSKTVQRQVADWNAAVCANGTTVYHNTSQDSAVSLVTDGVRQVENAWGGGILGAGFYTHKTRMGADVYGNRFTLQYRITAALTGQVVPRALIAHGIPGGTDYVTGNDFLTNEDDANEVKLHSGNHLAFVAVRDNRTGVSYNNAAAFINAIMQ; from the coding sequence ATGCATTCATACGATAGTATAAAAGAAAATGCTGTTACTAAAGACAGTACAAACAAAAAAAAGCAAACAGCTCAATTAAAGGATAATAGATCAAGTTCTGCAAAGTTTACGGAATTACAATCGAATGTAGATAATAGCGCTAAAGTTGTTCAACAAAAAGAGAAATCAGAAGCAATTCAAGATGCAACAGTACAAAGAGCAGAGAATAAAACAGGTTTACCAGATCAGTTAAAGTCAGGAATAGAAGCTTTATCTGGAATCGATATGAGCGATACACGTGTACATTACAATTCATCTGAACCTGCACAATTACAAGCGCATGCGTTTGCACAAGGTAATAATATTCATATTGCTCCCGGACAAGAACGTCATTTAGCTCACGAAGCATGGCATGTTGTACAGCAAAAACAGGGTAGAGTTAAGCCAACAACTCAACTTAAAGGAAAAACTCTTGTTAATGATGATCAAGGTTTAGAGAGAGAAGCAGATATAATGGGAGCTAGAGCAGAATCGATCACACAAAAGAAATCCAATGAGGTTCAAAAGAGTACAGTACAAAGTAAAACTGTACAGCGTCAGGTAGCAGATTGGAATGCTGCAGTGTGTGCTAATGGAACTACAGTGTATCATAATACAAGTCAAGATTCTGCAGTAAGTTTAGTAACTGATGGAGTTCGTCAAGTTGAAAATGCTTGGGGAGGAGGTATACTAGGTGCAGGTTTTTACACACATAAAACTAGAATGGGAGCAGATGTTTATGGAAACAGGTTTACTCTTCAATATAGAATAACTGCTGCTTTAACAGGTCAAGTCGTTCCAAGAGCACTCATAGCTCATGGTATACCTGGCGGTACAGATTATGTTACTGGTAATGATTTTTTAACAAATGAAGATGATGCTAATGAAGTTAAATTACATTCTGGGAATCATTTAGCTTTTGTTGCGGTAAGAGATAATAGAACAGGAGTAAGTTACAATAATGCAGCTGCATTTATAAATGCTATAATGCAATAG
- a CDS encoding RrF2 family transcriptional regulator: MVKSSLSTSLHIMTLLAMFPEKWISSKIMAESIHINSVLVRQELRKLKEAELIQSKEGKNGGVKLIKNASEILLADVFKAIKKDDHVFEIRSETPDKTCKVGKKINTKLNSLYQEIDNAILLKLEETTLETFKNSF; encoded by the coding sequence ATGGTAAAAAGCAGCCTATCCACTTCTTTACATATAATGACACTTCTAGCTATGTTTCCTGAAAAATGGATTTCTTCAAAAATAATGGCAGAAAGTATTCATATAAATTCTGTTTTAGTACGACAAGAATTAAGAAAATTAAAAGAAGCCGAATTAATTCAAAGTAAAGAAGGTAAAAATGGAGGAGTAAAACTTATTAAAAATGCTAGTGAAATTTTACTCGCTGATGTTTTTAAAGCTATAAAAAAAGATGATCATGTTTTTGAAATAAGAAGTGAAACTCCAGATAAAACTTGTAAGGTTGGAAAAAAAATTAACACTAAACTTAATAGTTTATATCAAGAAATTGACAATGCTATTCTTTTAAAATTAGAAGAAACAACTTTAGAAACTTTTAAAAATAGTTTCTAA
- a CDS encoding ATP-binding protein, which produces METIAKTTLTLQQDINWLETVIETGLALYFRNETPYNNIKEIGLPYIEENDNTGYAQILRKHNLSFEERLILVVTLARYIKPQSLDLFLLKNKSIDANFSEFGGLKDESQHGFIPTLETVCFLLGGADDISIRMNFMSFIYEENSLYKEGILKAQNFPVLLNEPLVLSEEFLSLLITHKKHIPKYNSKFPAEEITTKLNWNDLVLEIATKNQLEEVKLWLKHSQLILKDWQLNKNLKPGYRLLFYGPPGTGKTLAATLLGKSIQAPVFRIDLSMIVSKYIGETEKNLGQLFDKAASKNWILFFDEADALFSKRTDTNSSNDRHANQEVAYLLQRIESFDGLVILATNLQSNIDEAFLRRFQNTIHFTKPKYQERRTLWKNMLSNTFEIDEGEIVLDEIAKNHELSGGEMLNILRYCAIKAAERGEKKINYKNIMTGIKREYQKSNKTLN; this is translated from the coding sequence ATGGAGACAATAGCAAAAACAACACTTACACTTCAACAAGATATCAATTGGTTAGAAACTGTTATTGAAACGGGGTTAGCTTTATATTTTAGAAATGAAACTCCATATAATAATATTAAAGAAATTGGTTTACCGTATATTGAAGAAAATGATAACACAGGTTATGCTCAAATCTTAAGAAAACATAATTTAAGTTTTGAAGAACGATTAATCTTAGTAGTTACATTAGCTCGCTATATTAAACCTCAAAGTTTAGATTTATTTCTTTTGAAAAATAAATCTATAGATGCTAATTTTTCGGAATTTGGTGGATTAAAAGATGAGAGCCAACATGGTTTTATTCCTACTTTAGAAACGGTTTGTTTTTTACTTGGCGGCGCTGATGATATTTCTATTCGAATGAATTTTATGAGCTTTATTTATGAAGAAAACTCATTGTATAAAGAAGGAATTTTAAAAGCTCAAAATTTTCCTGTTTTATTAAATGAACCTTTAGTTTTATCTGAGGAGTTTTTAAGTTTATTAATTACCCATAAAAAACATATTCCAAAATATAACTCTAAATTTCCTGCTGAAGAAATTACAACAAAATTAAATTGGAATGATTTAGTATTAGAAATAGCCACAAAAAACCAATTAGAAGAAGTAAAATTATGGCTTAAACACAGTCAGTTAATTCTAAAAGATTGGCAACTCAATAAAAATTTAAAACCAGGATACCGTTTATTGTTTTACGGACCACCGGGAACTGGAAAAACTCTTGCTGCGACATTATTAGGAAAATCTATTCAAGCGCCTGTTTTTAGAATTGATTTGTCTATGATTGTTTCAAAGTACATTGGTGAAACTGAAAAAAACCTTGGTCAATTGTTTGATAAAGCTGCATCTAAAAACTGGATTCTATTCTTCGATGAAGCAGATGCTTTGTTTAGTAAACGAACAGATACAAATTCATCTAATGACAGACATGCTAATCAGGAAGTAGCGTATTTATTACAACGCATAGAAAGTTTTGATGGTTTAGTCATTTTAGCCACTAACTTACAATCCAATATTGATGAAGCTTTTTTAAGGCGTTTTCAAAATACAATTCACTTTACCAAACCAAAATATCAAGAGCGAAGAACCTTATGGAAAAATATGCTTTCTAATACTTTTGAAATTGACGAAGGAGAAATTGTTTTGGATGAAATTGCTAAAAATCACGAATTATCTGGAGGAGAAATGCTAAACATACTCAGATATTGTGCAATAAAAGCAGCAGAACGAGGAGAAAAGAAAATTAATTATAAAAATATAATGACTGGTATTAAAAGAGAATATCAGAAATCTAATAAAACTCTTAATTAA
- a CDS encoding GNAT family N-acetyltransferase — translation MNISFKRITPQQTNSVLKLFKETAEKIHQKNINHWQYWKNPPIEKINWVKEGIQNEEFFFIENGDENMGMVRIMTKDTLYWGEQEVPAKYIHSLVIREKYNGKGLGAKIIQQISDQAKKENYNYIRLDADSNNSKLCSYYENLGFKNVGTKKVALSTNTLYEKKIR, via the coding sequence ATGAATATTTCTTTCAAACGAATTACACCTCAACAAACAAATTCTGTTTTAAAGCTATTTAAAGAAACAGCTGAAAAGATTCATCAAAAAAATATAAATCACTGGCAATACTGGAAAAATCCACCTATTGAAAAAATTAATTGGGTGAAAGAAGGAATTCAAAATGAAGAATTCTTTTTCATTGAAAATGGAGATGAAAATATGGGAATGGTTAGAATTATGACTAAAGATACTTTGTATTGGGGAGAACAAGAAGTTCCTGCAAAATATATTCATTCATTAGTAATTAGAGAAAAATATAATGGTAAAGGATTAGGTGCTAAAATTATTCAGCAAATTAGTGATCAAGCTAAAAAAGAAAACTATAATTACATCCGTTTAGATGCCGATAGTAATAATAGTAAACTCTGTAGTTATTATGAAAATTTAGGTTTCAAAAATGTAGGAACTAAAAAAGTAGCCTTATCTACAAATACGCTTTATGAAAAGAAGATTAGGTAG
- a CDS encoding pyridoxamine 5'-phosphate oxidase family protein, translated as MRQPFHKGELELQKKYKAYHPPKLVERLLKDHILNELIPFIEQQTTVIISTTDEENHIWTSMIIGNKGFIKVQNPKQLDIFLNKTQRNEKDIFLTNIPTNTNVGLLFIDTASRTRYRMNASAEIINDTIIFSITEAYPNCPKYIQQRVLSISEENTSVKSEQTTGTILNDFQRNWITNADTFFLGSVNKHGNMDASHRGGPKGFIQLLENDILKIPDYIGNNLFNTLGNFLQCPKSGLLFIDYENGNALQLSGSTTLVLDQENTEDLETTMGTGRYWLFNPEKWIQTKTYYTADWEFISFSPFNP; from the coding sequence ATGAGACAGCCATTTCATAAAGGTGAATTAGAACTTCAAAAAAAATATAAAGCTTATCATCCACCTAAATTAGTAGAACGTTTATTAAAAGATCATATCCTAAATGAGCTAATTCCATTTATAGAACAACAAACCACTGTTATTATTAGTACTACAGATGAAGAAAATCATATTTGGACATCAATGATTATTGGCAATAAAGGTTTTATTAAAGTTCAAAATCCAAAACAGTTAGACATATTTTTAAATAAAACCCAACGTAATGAAAAAGATATTTTTTTAACGAACATACCAACGAATACTAATGTCGGTTTATTATTTATCGATACTGCTTCTCGCACTCGATATAGAATGAATGCCAGTGCTGAAATTATAAATGATACGATTATATTTTCTATAACTGAAGCCTATCCTAATTGTCCAAAATACATACAACAACGCGTATTATCAATTTCAGAAGAAAACACAAGCGTTAAAAGTGAACAAACTACAGGAACTATTTTAAACGATTTTCAACGAAATTGGATTACTAATGCTGATACTTTCTTCTTAGGAAGTGTAAATAAACATGGTAATATGGATGCTTCTCATAGAGGCGGACCAAAAGGTTTTATTCAGCTTTTAGAAAATGATATCTTAAAAATCCCTGATTATATTGGTAATAATTTGTTTAATACTCTAGGTAACTTCTTACAATGCCCTAAATCTGGATTGTTATTTATTGATTATGAAAATGGAAATGCTTTACAATTATCTGGAAGTACAACATTAGTTTTAGATCAAGAAAACACTGAAGATTTAGAAACTACTATGGGAACTGGACGATACTGGTTGTTTAATCCTGAAAAATGGATACAAACCAAAACATATTATACAGCAGATTGGGAGTTTATTAGCTTTTCTCCTTTTAATCCTTAA
- a CDS encoding adhesin, whose product MKIKLLNRQSLKVLFTAGARPKESNFFSLIDSMVNKVDDGISKTEEDGLILSPEGKESNRVMSFYQNVEDDIPQWSIDLNQQDDKSLSIIAPITEKEHNNVIAFQKTGEVGIGTRKPKTTLEVNGTLGTNTRVGTYKIATVPADGQWHDILTNLDGCVAFEIMAQVGKEKSGRYALLHAHAVSTFGKSHHKIRKTQAHYGWFWNKIAIRFTGSTYNYKLQLKTKSNYGDDVDIKYHITKLWDTQMNELFK is encoded by the coding sequence TTGAAAATTAAGTTATTAAACAGACAGAGCCTTAAAGTACTTTTTACCGCTGGTGCTAGACCTAAAGAAAGCAATTTCTTTAGCCTAATTGATTCGATGGTAAATAAAGTAGATGACGGGATTTCTAAAACCGAAGAAGATGGTTTAATTCTTTCTCCTGAAGGAAAAGAATCGAATCGCGTGATGAGTTTTTATCAAAATGTTGAAGATGATATACCACAATGGAGCATCGATTTAAATCAGCAAGATGATAAATCACTTTCTATTATAGCTCCGATAACAGAAAAAGAACATAATAATGTAATTGCTTTTCAAAAAACTGGAGAAGTTGGTATTGGAACTCGTAAACCTAAAACAACATTAGAAGTAAATGGAACATTAGGCACAAATACACGAGTAGGAACTTATAAAATAGCTACTGTTCCTGCAGATGGGCAATGGCATGATATTCTTACCAATTTAGATGGTTGTGTTGCTTTTGAGATTATGGCACAAGTTGGAAAAGAAAAATCTGGCAGATATGCTTTATTACACGCTCACGCTGTAAGCACATTTGGTAAATCACATCATAAAATCAGAAAAACTCAGGCTCATTACGGCTGGTTCTGGAATAAAATAGCAATTCGTTTTACAGGATCTACTTATAACTACAAACTACAGTTAAAAACAAAATCGAATTATGGTGATGATGTTGATATAAAATATCATATCACCAAATTGTGGGACACTCAAATGAACGAACTTTTTAAGTAG